A window of Sphingobium herbicidovorans contains these coding sequences:
- a CDS encoding cysteine hydrolase family protein — protein MTGFVIVVDMQRDFVAADGALPVAGAEAIVPPMKAWLAGLRTEDVAGVLFTADTHVPEIYAASAEAEQFPPHCEKGTPGWENVLDPDAIDPAVPVYLLEKGVFDMWAEPDLTVTAVATGEQVARDAFFAELTARGVKEVTVIGVAADYCVRWAIEGLVARGFTVEAPMGLTRGITRPIEQVIADEFADAPVRLEAAA, from the coding sequence ATGACGGGTTTCGTGATCGTGGTGGACATGCAGCGGGATTTCGTGGCCGCCGACGGGGCGCTGCCGGTGGCTGGAGCGGAGGCGATCGTACCACCAATGAAAGCATGGCTTGCGGGTCTACGTACCGAAGATGTGGCTGGCGTACTCTTCACGGCCGACACGCACGTGCCTGAGATCTATGCGGCTTCGGCGGAGGCCGAGCAGTTTCCGCCACATTGCGAGAAAGGCACGCCGGGATGGGAGAATGTGCTCGATCCAGACGCGATCGATCCTGCCGTCCCGGTCTACCTCCTCGAAAAGGGTGTGTTTGACATGTGGGCCGAGCCCGATCTCACGGTTACGGCGGTCGCGACAGGTGAGCAGGTTGCGCGGGACGCCTTCTTTGCGGAGCTGACGGCGCGGGGCGTCAAGGAAGTGACGGTGATCGGCGTCGCTGCCGACTATTGCGTCCGCTGGGCAATTGAGGGCCTCGTCGCGCGTGGATTCACGGTCGAAGCGCCGATGGGGCTTACCCGCGGCATTACGCGACCGATCGAGCAAGTCATCGCCGATGAGTTTGCGGACGCACCGGTCCGGCTGGAGGCGGCGGCATGA
- a CDS encoding NUDIX hydrolase — translation MDEAAFLENYDPAAYERPSVAVDLILMSVVDGAPAVLLTRRDQHPFVGQRALPGGFVGIGESLDEAAHRILAAKARMSDAYIEQLYTFGAVDRDPRTRIISVAYFALLPADRFAAALKSAPELALAELTVPWRGETGGPIEARIGDGDPLHLAFDHGEMLSLAVRRLRGKLDYSGIAFALLPERFTLRALQDIYEAILDTKFNKPAFRRRMLDRGWLEATGERETGASFRPAELYRYRQAEGEQ, via the coding sequence ATGGACGAAGCTGCCTTTCTCGAAAACTATGATCCCGCCGCATATGAACGCCCGTCCGTCGCCGTGGATCTGATCCTGATGAGCGTGGTCGATGGCGCGCCTGCCGTGTTGCTGACGCGACGCGACCAACACCCGTTTGTCGGGCAACGGGCGCTGCCCGGCGGCTTCGTCGGGATCGGCGAAAGCCTCGATGAGGCGGCACATCGCATCCTCGCCGCGAAGGCGCGGATGTCGGATGCCTATATCGAGCAGCTTTATACGTTCGGGGCGGTCGATCGTGACCCGCGGACGCGGATCATCAGCGTCGCCTATTTCGCACTCCTTCCGGCGGACCGCTTCGCGGCTGCGCTGAAATCCGCCCCCGAGCTGGCGCTCGCGGAACTCACCGTCCCATGGCGCGGCGAGACAGGCGGCCCTATCGAGGCGCGCATCGGTGACGGCGATCCTCTGCACCTCGCTTTCGACCACGGCGAGATGCTCAGCCTCGCGGTGCGTCGCCTGCGCGGCAAGCTCGATTATTCCGGGATCGCCTTCGCGCTCCTGCCCGAGCGTTTCACGTTGCGCGCCTTGCAGGACATCTACGAAGCCATCCTTGACACCAAGTTCAACAAGCCCGCCTTTCGCCGCCGCATGCTGGATCGCGGCTGGCTGGAAGCGACAGGCGAGCGCGAGACCGGCGCGTCGTTCCGTCCAGCCGAACTCTATCGATACCGTCAAGCAGAAGGGGAACAATGA
- a CDS encoding SPFH domain-containing protein — translation MMAHVRNFSFAAQLRADASSHVIRYRKGRVRQSGRGLVFWFRPETASIAELPMDDREMALFVKGRSQDFQTVAVQGTLTWRVADPELLAARVDFTIGLRSGSWTAEPIQRIETRLAGLVNQAVLQYLAQAPVQALLDRGPDPLRGALQAALAHDPALGEIGLEVVAIRLTNLAPSAELERALQTPTFEALQQKADQATFERRALAVEKERAIAENELANRTELARREQQLIAEEAANARTRAAGLAEAQQVEAAAEAERIRTVEGAKAEAEQAHIAIYRDLPPAVLLGLAARDLAGKLDTIEHLNVTPDLLSSLLGEFRREASALPAR, via the coding sequence ATGATGGCCCACGTCCGCAATTTCAGTTTCGCCGCGCAGCTGCGCGCCGACGCAAGCAGCCATGTCATCCGATATCGCAAGGGCCGGGTGCGGCAGAGCGGGCGGGGTCTCGTCTTCTGGTTCCGCCCGGAGACCGCCAGCATTGCCGAGCTGCCGATGGACGACCGCGAGATGGCGCTCTTCGTTAAGGGGCGCAGCCAGGACTTCCAGACCGTGGCGGTGCAGGGCACGCTGACGTGGCGCGTTGCCGATCCCGAGCTGCTCGCGGCGCGCGTGGATTTCACGATAGGCCTGCGCAGTGGTAGCTGGACCGCTGAGCCCATTCAGCGCATTGAGACGCGTCTTGCCGGCCTGGTCAATCAGGCGGTGCTGCAATATCTCGCACAGGCACCAGTGCAGGCGCTGCTCGATAGGGGGCCGGACCCCTTGCGCGGCGCGCTGCAGGCGGCGCTAGCGCACGATCCGGCGCTGGGCGAGATCGGTCTCGAAGTCGTCGCGATCCGGCTCACCAACCTCGCGCCCAGCGCCGAACTGGAACGCGCGCTCCAGACGCCCACCTTCGAGGCGCTCCAGCAAAAGGCGGATCAGGCGACGTTCGAACGTCGGGCGCTCGCCGTCGAGAAAGAGCGTGCCATCGCCGAGAACGAGCTCGCCAATCGGACCGAACTCGCTCGCCGCGAGCAGCAGCTGATCGCGGAGGAAGCCGCAAACGCCCGCACGCGCGCGGCGGGCCTCGCCGAGGCGCAGCAGGTCGAAGCGGCGGCCGAGGCGGAGCGTATTCGCACCGTGGAGGGCGCCAAGGCAGAGGCCGAGCAGGCGCATATCGCAATCTACCGCGATCTGCCGCCCGCCGTCCTCCTGGGGCTCGCGGCGCGCGATCTGGCGGGCAAGCTGGATACGATCGAGCATCTGAACGTCACGCCCGATCTGCTATCCAGTCTCCTCGGCGAGTTCCGCCGCGAAGCGTCTGCGCTTCCGGCCCGGTGA
- a CDS encoding NAD(+)/NADH kinase — protein sequence MPTNSPRAVFVTRESNYELLLARHATREQARFFLETRGQRIETLEDRDCQLHDALKQARLAVPDDWRQAHVRRPDLDRFLFGPEDVIVPVGQDGLVANVAKYLASQPVLGVNPSPDLYDGILVRVPVRRLADLLRAAAAEQAPIEYRTMVEARLDTGERLLALNEVFVGHRSHQSARFSIVVSSGREDHSSSGLIVASGTGATGWARSIMESMGTHVPLTPEERAVAYFVREAFPSIATGTSIRAGKLAHEPIEVTSRMNDGGVIFADGMEQDFLVFDWGRRVFVAPAAHALHLVTG from the coding sequence ATGCCGACCAACAGCCCTCGCGCGGTATTCGTCACTCGGGAGAGCAACTATGAGCTATTGCTCGCGCGTCATGCGACGCGCGAGCAGGCACGGTTCTTTCTCGAAACGCGCGGCCAGCGGATTGAGACGCTGGAGGATCGCGACTGCCAGCTGCACGATGCGCTGAAACAGGCGCGGCTGGCGGTGCCGGACGACTGGCGGCAGGCACATGTGCGCCGACCCGACCTCGATCGGTTCCTGTTCGGTCCGGAGGACGTGATTGTGCCGGTCGGCCAGGACGGGCTGGTCGCCAACGTCGCCAAATATCTCGCCAGCCAACCCGTGCTGGGAGTGAATCCGTCGCCCGATCTCTACGACGGCATCCTCGTCCGCGTGCCCGTGCGACGGCTCGCCGATCTGCTTCGCGCAGCCGCAGCAGAACAGGCGCCGATCGAGTACCGCACGATGGTCGAAGCCCGGCTTGACACCGGAGAGCGCCTGCTTGCGCTCAACGAAGTGTTCGTCGGCCATCGCAGCCACCAGTCCGCGCGTTTCAGCATCGTGGTCAGCAGCGGCCGGGAGGACCATAGCTCCAGCGGCCTCATTGTGGCGTCGGGAACCGGCGCCACGGGCTGGGCCCGTTCGATCATGGAATCGATGGGGACGCACGTGCCGCTGACGCCCGAGGAGCGCGCCGTCGCCTATTTCGTCCGCGAGGCCTTTCCAAGCATTGCAACCGGCACGAGCATACGTGCGGGCAAACTCGCCCACGAGCCGATCGAGGTTACCTCGCGGATGAACGATGGCGGCGTGATCTTCGCGGACGGCATGGAGCAGGACTTTCTGGTGTTCGATTGGGGTCGCCGCGTATTTGTGGCACCCGCTGCCCACGCCCTTCACCTCGTCACCGGCTGA
- the pncB gene encoding nicotinate phosphoribosyltransferase, which produces MPVTDIATRVYNHGWRLDPVVRSLLDTDFYKLLMLQMIRHLHPDVQATFSLINRSKSLRLADVIDETELREQLDHARTVRFSKKELIWLAGNSFYGKQRMFAPDFIEWLADFQLPDYELRTIDGQFELQFEGPWTHTTMWEIPALAIVNELRSRAGLKGKGRFELDVLYARAKAKLWEKVERLRQLPDLVISDFGTRRRHSFLWQRWCVEALKEGLGTRFIGSSNVLLAMDNDLEAIGTNAHELPMVLAALAEDDAGVAAAPYLVLGEWRAHYDGNLLIALPDAFGTTAFLRDAPDWLADWTGFRPDSMPPIEGGEQIIAWWEAHGRDPRTKLLIFSDGMDVDSIEAAYRHFHGRVRMSFGWGTNLTNDFRGCDPDGGHELEPISLVAKVTSANGRHAVKLSDNPSKATGDPAEIERYLRIFGQDGRVQQVVAV; this is translated from the coding sequence ATGCCCGTCACTGACATCGCAACGCGCGTCTATAACCATGGTTGGCGGCTCGATCCGGTCGTCCGAAGCCTGCTCGACACCGACTTCTACAAGCTGCTGATGCTGCAGATGATCCGGCATCTGCATCCGGACGTGCAGGCGACCTTCTCGCTGATCAATCGCAGCAAGTCGCTGCGATTGGCGGACGTGATCGACGAGACGGAGCTGCGCGAGCAGCTTGACCATGCGCGCACGGTCCGCTTCTCCAAGAAGGAGCTGATCTGGCTTGCTGGCAACAGCTTCTACGGCAAGCAGCGCATGTTCGCGCCGGACTTCATCGAATGGCTCGCCGATTTCCAGCTGCCCGACTACGAGCTGCGCACGATCGACGGTCAGTTCGAACTGCAGTTCGAGGGGCCGTGGACGCATACGACGATGTGGGAGATTCCGGCGCTCGCCATCGTCAACGAGCTGCGTTCGCGTGCCGGGCTCAAGGGCAAGGGCCGCTTCGAGCTCGACGTGCTCTATGCTCGCGCCAAGGCTAAGCTCTGGGAAAAGGTCGAACGGCTGCGCCAGCTTCCTGACCTAGTGATTTCAGACTTCGGCACCCGCCGCCGCCACAGCTTCCTCTGGCAACGCTGGTGCGTCGAAGCACTCAAGGAGGGTTTGGGCACGCGCTTCATCGGCAGCTCTAATGTGCTGCTCGCAATGGACAACGACCTCGAGGCAATCGGCACCAACGCGCACGAGTTGCCGATGGTGCTGGCCGCTCTCGCCGAGGACGATGCCGGTGTGGCAGCCGCGCCCTATCTGGTGCTGGGGGAATGGCGGGCGCACTATGACGGGAACCTGCTGATCGCGCTCCCGGACGCCTTCGGCACCACTGCCTTTCTGCGCGACGCCCCCGATTGGCTCGCCGACTGGACCGGCTTCCGTCCCGACTCCATGCCCCCGATCGAGGGCGGCGAGCAGATCATTGCCTGGTGGGAGGCGCATGGCCGCGACCCTCGCACCAAGCTGCTGATCTTCTCCGATGGGATGGATGTCGACAGCATCGAAGCGGCGTATCGTCACTTCCATGGTCGGGTACGGATGAGCTTCGGCTGGGGCACCAACCTCACCAACGACTTTCGAGGCTGCGATCCCGACGGCGGGCACGAGCTGGAGCCGATCTCGCTCGTTGCCAAGGTGACCAGCGCCAACGGGCGTCATGCCGTGAAGCTCTCTGACAATCCTTCCAAGGCGACCGGCGATCCTGCCGAAATCGAGCGATACCTGAGGATTTTCGGGCAAGATGGTCGAGTGCAGCAGGTCGTCGCAGTTTAA